ACTTCGACCGCGATGAAACAAACCTTGTTGAAAAAGGCTGTGAGAAATTCTCACGAACGGCCTGCAATTTGCTACACAACTTGCCTTCAATCGCTGTTTCCGTGGCATCAGGAGGGGCTGTCTCATTAAAACAAGCATTCGGCGGCCCGGATACATGTGACGAGATTGAACGCTATGAAGCATTCGCCAAGGCGATAGACACGTTCAAGCTCGAACTGACTGATTTTGTTGCCTGTGTGTCAACCGCACATGGAGGCAAACCTGTGCTTCTGATGGTTGATGAACTTGACCGCTGCCGACCGACGTATGCCATCGCCTTTCTGGAAGTCATTAAGCACCTGTTCTCGGTGCCCAGGCTCATCTTTGTTTTGGCAATCAATAAGGATGAGCTTGCCAAGTCGATGAAAGCCATTTACGGCGAGAGCAGCGATACCGTCGGCTATCTGAGACGCTTTTTCGATGTGGACTTCCGGCTTCCAGACCAAAGCGTTAACAGTTTCTGCGATCACCTGTTAGCGCAATATCATATCTCAGAAAAGCTTAGCACTGCGGACGACAAATATGGCTCGCTCGGACATCTGCAACTGGTTTTGCGGTTTCTTGCCAACGACACACATCTAGACCTCCGATCAATCGACAATCTAGTAAGGAGATTTTCGATTATCTTATCAATCTCGCCAAATATTCAGCCTGTGTCTGCTTTCATTGCGTTGCTTTTGTTTGTTAAGCGATTCCGACCGGATGTATATGCTTCTTTGCGAAACGAACACTCGTCGCTACGCGTCTTACTTGATAATCAGGACGCCTCTCATCTTCGTGGCATATTGAGTCGTATCCCAAGTACGACGCGGCTGGAGACAAATATGATTGTTCAAGGCTACGCTGAATATGGTGCTAACCAAGGGAAATTTGCTCAACTACTTTACGATATGAGACAGAAGCGGACGCAGAATATGGATGAAGTAGCAACACGTATCAAAGCCTATCAGATTGCAGAGATGCACGCAAAGAAAGCCTTTGGTGACGCTCCGTTCTATCGCTCCTGTCTGGATGCGATTGAACTGGCCAATAGTTTTGATGTCTCCTAGCCAGTGTCTTACCGATAGCCACGCGGATATTTCATAGGCCCTATGATTATCACAAATCCCAAAAGAGTGCGCAGACTCCAAGCAGCGAGGCGCAGCCCTTACCTGCCGATGCTGACCTTTGACATTCAGACGCTTTGCAAAAAGATCGCCAAAGCTCATTTTCCAGACCTACGGCTGCCGGTCTTTGTCTCTTTCGTGGAAGACGAGACCTTGGCCTGCGTTGTGAAGGAGACCGACCGCGCAGACATTTTTATCCACGTCCTGATGAATGACCCATCCACACCCCGCCAAGTCTTCCATCACGTTCTGACACACGAACTAATTCATCTGATCGTGCCGTATGAAACGATCAACGGCAAAGAGGTCTCCCACACACCCACGTTCTGGCTGCATGAAACCCGACTCGTGCCCGAACGGTCGGTCTCGTGGACCTGGATCTGGCGTTCTTTTGGCCGATGCCTGCGGCGCGATTACAAAAACGAGAGAATGTGTGTGACGAAAAAATGGAAAAGCTATGCCAACAGTACGCGGCCTTCATGGGGGGCGTGCAAGCGCGTGCAACCTTCGGACACAGGCGGGGCATGCACGCTATGAACACGATGCGGTTGCGTATGTGCCACGGAGCAGGGGCCGGGCAGCGTCTTTGCATCCTCGCCGCCAAGGTGGGGCAGGCATTCTTGCCTGCCGGTCGGCCCTCGCCACACGCATCCTCTGAGTCATCCCCATCGCAGACAGGAATGTCTGCGCCACACTATGCTGGACAGCCTCGCGCGCCCGGCGACCCGGTCAAGGTGGGGCAGGCATTCCTGCCTGCCGCGCAGACAGGAATGTCTACGCCACGGACAGGAATGTCTGCGCCACCCGCCATCTCCGCCCTCGAAGCCGAGATCGACCGGCTGGTCTACGATCTCTACGGCCTCACCGCGTCCGAAGTTGAAATTGTGGAGGGATAAGGTATGAGCACAGCCAGGGAGGGACACGTGAAGCAGGACATTGCCGCCGCTGTCGATCTGCAAGACCGGATTATCACCATCCGGGGGGAGAAGGTGATTCTCGACAGCGACTTGGCGGGAATCTACGGGGTGGAGACCAAGCGCTTGAACGAGCAGGTGCGCCGGAATGCAGACCGGTTCCCGTCAGACTTTGCTTTTGTTTTGACACCGCAGGAGGCGGCAAACTTGAAGTCGCAAGTTGCGACTTCAAGTTTTCATGGTGGACGTCGGAAAATCCCCCGCGTCTTTACCGAGCACGGCGCGCTTATGGCGGCCAATGTGCTCAACAGCAAACGAGCGGTGGAGATGAGTGTGTTTGTGGTGCGCGCCTTCACGAAAATGCGTACCGCGCTCTCCGATACCCGCGAACTCGCCCGCAAGCTGGCATCGCTCGAACGCGAGGTCAAGTCCCGGCTCGATTCGCACGATGCCGCCATCGTCGATGTCATGCAACGCATCCTGGACTTGATCGATCCGCCGGAACATCCTGCTCCACCGCCACCGCCGCGCCAAATCGGCTTCAGCGTAAATGAGTCCTCTGCCAGATACGCCACCCGTCGTCGAAAAAGCCAAAAAGGAGAATAGTCATTCAGCAACCTGAATCCGAAAGGACCACCCCATGACCCAACCCATCCGCAACATCCTTTGCGACCTCGGCACCATCCGTGAGAATCTGCTGGCATTCTCAGACGATGTTTGGCTCAACATCAACCACTTTAATGCCGATGCGGAAGCTGCATAGGGCCTATGATCACTAACCGAGGATGAACCATGACCACCGAACCCGACAATAGACCGCCGCAGATCATCATCTATGAGACCGATGACAAGGTAGCAAAGCTCAGTGTCCGCCTCGAAGATGAAACCGTCTGGCTCACCAACCTGCAACTCGCGGAACTCTTCCAGGTGTCGAAATCCACCGTCAGTGAACATATTAAAAACATCTTTGAAAGCGCTGAACTGTCGCCAGATGCAGTTGTTCGGAATTTCCGAACAACTGCCGCCGACGGCAAAACCTATGGCATGTCGTTTTACAGCCTCGACATGATTATTTCTCTGGGTTACCGCATCAACTCCAAGGTCGCCACCCAGTTCCGCCAATGGGCGACAGCCCGCTTGCGCGAATACATCGTGAAGGGTTTCGCAATGGACGATGACCGCCTGAAAGAACTCGGCGGCGGCGGATACTGGAAGGAACTTCTTGAGCGCATCCGCGACATCCGCGCCAGCGAAAAGGTCTTCTATCGCCAAGTCCTGGACATCTACGCCACCAGCGTTGACTACGACCCGGATGCCGACGAATCCGTCGCTTTCTTCAGAAAAGTGCAGAACAAGATCCACTTCGCCGTTCACGGGCAGACCGCCGCCGAAGTGATCCATAGCCGCGCCGATGCAGAGAAAGAGTTCATGGGCCTGCTGTCGTTCACAGGAAGCAGACCACACCTCGCTGACGCAGTGATAGCCAAAAACTATCTGACCGTGCCTGAATTGCGCGCGCTCGGTCAGATTGTGGCCGGGTATCTGGATTTCGCGGAACGACAGGCGGAACGCCAGGTGCCGATGACGATGCGTGACTGGGCGACACACCTGGATACGATCCTGACGGCTACGGGTGAGCGTTTGCTTGTCGATGCCGGAGGTGTCAGTCACGAACAAGCCGTCAAAAAGGCGCGAACCGAGTATGTGAAATACCAGGTGAGGACGCTCAGCGATGTGGAGAAGCAGTATCTTGCCAGCATCAAAGACGCCGAATCTGCCGTAAAAAAGAGGAAGCGGAAGTGAGTGCGTGTGATGGCCCGTTGACCATTATGACCGACCGCATCCTCGCCGCCAAGGTGGGGCAGGCATTCCTGCCTGCCGGTCGGCCGCCACCACACGCCCCTTCTGACTCATCGCCATCGCAGAACGGCGGCACTCCACAGCGCGCGCCGCGCAATCTCTTTGCTTATCGCTTCGCCTTCTTCACGTTTGGCGGAACTGGCGGCGGCGGGGCCAACGTAATGATCACGATCTCAAGCCGGGCTTGACGAGCAAGAGGAGATGAAATACTCTGCTCTCGATGTTAACTTGGGAATCGATCCCTTTGGCGCTCTTGGTTCGGGAGACCTGAGGTGCCTTTTCTTGTAGTAACGAAAGGAATGGTTTATGAAGACGCTTCTCGGGATTGCTTTAAGTGCTCTGGTTTGCGCTTCGGCTCTGGCACAGCAAAAGGTTAGCGGCGGATGGCCCCGCGTGTATCAGTACGCAGCGAGTCTGAACACGGCGGTCGCTCAGAACGCGAAGACCGTCAAGTATGCGGGTTGTGATCGCGAGATGGATATTGACGTCTGCTACCGTGTCAAAGGCAAGGTCTCGATCAAGGGTGTGATCGTGTTCGGCTGCTCGTGCGTGGATGAGGAGGAGTACACGACCCTTTCGGACGGTTACCCGATCATCTTGATGGCGACCTCTGCCGATAATTATCGGGGTGTCACGCTTGCAGCAGGCGAGGTCTGGACGGCCAACCGGCTGGGCAGCCCCCTTTCGTCTAAGGCAAAAGTCGCTGAGCTGGGCTTCGACACGCAGTTCTGGTCTGGACCGACCAATACGGGGCCTGCGTCCGCGAGTACGAACTCCGGCATGCCGGCTTCGGCACCGTCGGGGTGGTCGAGAGCGGCGACGGCTATGACATCACATCGATCTCAGGCGCGGTGATCGGTTCCGCGCTGGCGCCCTACTGCAGCGCCGATCAGAACAACTGCTCCCGCTGCGTTGGGAACGGCGCGTGCAACATCGCCATCGCCTTCGAGCCCTGCACCGTGGACGATTGTGCCCCTTACGATGGCGAAAATACGGAAACGGGCGTTGCCTTCGGCTCGTTCACCGTGAAGTACAACAAGACCCTCGCCAGCGCCATCAAGAACATCGCCAGCGAGGAGATTCAGGAAACCATCGACGTCCTCGTGCCGAAGGTGTTTGGCAAGAACGCCGTCGCCCCGACCTATGCGGCCCAACGGGTGTACGATATCACCTATGCCAACATCTCCGGTTGGGAGACCCATTCCTGTTGCCAACAAGCGAATTACTTGGTCGCGAATGGAGTGGGCGACGAACTCACGGCCACCTTTACCGACACGATGGGGCCGGGACCGATCACGTCGGTCACCGTGGAAGTCGCCATCGAGCACGCCTGCAACCTCGATTCCATGGTCTTCTCCTTCAATGGAGAGCAGATCGGCACGTGGGGTGCCGCCGAAGGCCCGGACTGCGACTGCGGAAATCCGAGTCTGGGGCTGGCCAGTTTCACCCTGACGGATCCCGCTACGTATCACTTCAACGGCGTGAACAGCATCACGATCATGCACACCGCCGCAGGTTCGTGCCACGAGGCCATCAGCGCAAATCCGGCATGGGGAAGCGGCGTTGCCTTCCGCGTGACGGTGAATCGGTAGAACGAATAGCCTGACCCCCGATTCCAGGCGCTTGCAAGGGTTTTGCAAGCGCCTGTTTAATTGGCGCAATCCACCCCGAGGTCACTCGTTTCGGAGCGCGGCGATCACGGGACCGCGCATCGCCAGGTTCACGGCCAGCCCGATCCACAGCAGGCTGCCTGCGACGATGGCGCCCAGCGTCAGCGCCAGTCCGGACCACGGCACGCGGACTTCAGGGGAGAGCAGGGCTGGCGTCACCGCCACTCCCGCCGCCAGCGCCCCCGCCACAATCCCGGCGAGGGCCAGCGCGCCATGCTCTGTGAAGAGCAGCCGCTGAAGGTGGTTTCGACGGAAGCCGATCGCGCGCAGCGCTGCCAGCTCCGCACGTCGTTCAAGAATGTTGCGCGCGGCGACCACCCCCAGGCCGGCGCTGCCCAACAGGACGCCCAGTCCGCCCAGCAGCATGAAGATGGACAGATAGGTGTTTTCCACGCTGTTGAATTCCGCCAGCCGCCGCGCCGTCGGCACACAGGCGATGCCGAGATCCGCCAGCCGCCCGGTGAGTTCGCGCTCAAGCTGGGCGACCCGGCCGGGCGGCGCATCCACCAGCAGCACGCGAGCGCCGCCGAGGGAGGGAAACCGCTGCAGGAGGTGTCGCTCAGCCACAATCAGATGACCCTGAAAAATGGACGGCGCAAGCCCGGCCATGAGCCGGATCTGGAACGAATGCCCCGCGTCGTCCGTGTAGGTCAGCGTGTCGCCGACCGCCTTGCCCAGTC
This Lentisphaerota bacterium DNA region includes the following protein-coding sequences:
- a CDS encoding ORF6N domain-containing protein, with the translated sequence MSTAREGHVKQDIAAAVDLQDRIITIRGEKVILDSDLAGIYGVETKRLNEQVRRNADRFPSDFAFVLTPQEAANLKSQVATSSFHGGRRKIPRVFTEHGALMAANVLNSKRAVEMSVFVVRAFTKMRTALSDTRELARKLASLEREVKSRLDSHDAAIVDVMQRILDLIDPPEHPAPPPPPRQIGFSVNESSARYATRRRKSQKGE
- a CDS encoding virulence RhuM family protein; the encoded protein is MTTEPDNRPPQIIIYETDDKVAKLSVRLEDETVWLTNLQLAELFQVSKSTVSEHIKNIFESAELSPDAVVRNFRTTAADGKTYGMSFYSLDMIISLGYRINSKVATQFRQWATARLREYIVKGFAMDDDRLKELGGGGYWKELLERIRDIRASEKVFYRQVLDIYATSVDYDPDADESVAFFRKVQNKIHFAVHGQTAAEVIHSRADAEKEFMGLLSFTGSRPHLADAVIAKNYLTVPELRALGQIVAGYLDFAERQAERQVPMTMRDWATHLDTILTATGERLLVDAGGVSHEQAVKKARTEYVKYQVRTLSDVEKQYLASIKDAESAVKKRKRK